The nucleotide window TGGCATCAGTATTATAGGTGCCAGTTCAGATATGCTCATCCTGGATCTGAATGATAACCCCGGCGGCATAAAAGTGGGTGACACGCTGGAATTCAGCATGAATTACATGGCCGTACTGCGCGCCATGAATTCGGATTACGTTGACAAGTCAGTGATACCTCCTTCGGCGGCATCGGACCTAAAGGACAGCAGAAAATCCGGCGGCTTTTCCTATATTTAGTCAATTAAAGTTGGCGGATGCTTCATCAGGAAATGAAGTAACCTCACCCTGACTGATTATTATGCCCGAATCCACAATCATCGCCCTGAACATCAGTACTCTGAAGTGCCCCGTCTCTTTTGGGGGTGACTTTGGGATCCTGCCGTTGGATGCAGCCCCGGTGCCTGATGTGCTTTCAACATCGGTGAAGACAAAATTCTATGCCCTTCTGATCCCGCTGGCGGGTACCGGCGAACTCATTCTGGACGGCAATATCTTAGAAATGCGGCGTGGGCGCGTGTTTTTCATCAATTACAGCCAGGTTCTCCGCTTATCGGCGTCGGCTACTTTTCGGGGTAAACTGATTTTATTTACCCGGTCCTTCTACAACCTGATCTATACCGGCAACCGTAAAATAAAAAATGACACCGCTTTCTCCGGACTTCCTGCTTTCAGCGACTTCCGGCGGGGGGATTTTGCTGATTTTTTGGCTACGGTGTCGGATATCACCACTGAGGCGTCAAGACAGCAGGCGCTGAACCGGGAAACGGTGTGCCTGCTGCTGAAGGTAACCATGCTGAAGTTCATACGCGCCAGTGGTGGCGACAATTATATAGGTTTCAAAACCAACCGGACCCTGGCTTATGTGGAAGCTTTTGAAACACTTGTGAACCATAATTTCCGACAGCTGAAGCGTACTTCCGAATACGCAGAAAAGCTGAATATCACACCAAACTACCTTAACTCCATTGTAAAAGACCGCCTGGACCTTACTGCTGAGCAGTACATCCGTAACCGGGTTATCCTGGAGGCGGAACGTCTGCTGCTGAACACCAGTCTTTCTGTTACCGAAATTTCCTTCGATTTAGGTTTCTCTGATAAATCCCATTTCGGAAAATATTTCCGTAAAGCTACCGGCCACAGTCCCAACCGCTTCCGTCACAAATTCGTGAACGGACAGTAGGTGCATTGTGCTTAACTCATTCGGCATCCGTCACCTGAAAGTAACATATGTTACGGTGCAGGCCTGAGTCATTGCTTAATTTTGCATCACTGAAAAGGAGTAAGTATTAAAATAATTCAAAAATATACAACTATGTTCTTTAAACACATTTACGACAAAAGTTTAGCACAGGCAAGTTACCTGATCGGCTGTCAGGCCACCGGTGAATCGATTGTTATTGATGCCAAGCGCGATGTGGATACCTACCTGCAGATTGCAAAGGAAAACAACCTTAAGATTACCCATATTACCGAAACACATATTCACGCCGATTTCCTGGCTGGTTCCAGAGAACTGGCGGCACTTACCGGCGCGCAGATGTATCTTTCTGATGAAGGCGGCCCGGAATGGCAGTATGAATTTCCGCATAAGGGACTGAAGCACGGCGATCAGATAAAAGTGGGAAATCTTACCCTGGAAGTTCTTCACACCCCGGGGCACACTCCGGAAAGCATCAGTTTCCTGTTAACAGACCATCCAGCTACTGATGAACCGGTGATGATCTTTACAGGCGACTTTGTTTTTGTAGGCGATGTGGGCCGGCCTGATTTACTGGAGAAAGCAGCCGGATATGCAGGAACACAGGAGAAAGGTGCTCATGAGATGTACGCATCGGTGAAGGATTTTGCACAACTGCCTTCTTTCCTTCAGGTCTGGCCTGGACATGGCGCGGGATCGGCCTGCGGCAAAGCGCTGGGAGCAGTTCCAAGCTC belongs to Chryseobacterium sp. and includes:
- a CDS encoding helix-turn-helix domain-containing protein yields the protein MPESTIIALNISTLKCPVSFGGDFGILPLDAAPVPDVLSTSVKTKFYALLIPLAGTGELILDGNILEMRRGRVFFINYSQVLRLSASATFRGKLILFTRSFYNLIYTGNRKIKNDTAFSGLPAFSDFRRGDFADFLATVSDITTEASRQQALNRETVCLLLKVTMLKFIRASGGDNYIGFKTNRTLAYVEAFETLVNHNFRQLKRTSEYAEKLNITPNYLNSIVKDRLDLTAEQYIRNRVILEAERLLLNTSLSVTEISFDLGFSDKSHFGKYFRKATGHSPNRFRHKFVNGQ